Genomic DNA from Aminobacterium mobile DSM 12262:
TTTATCTATTTCCAAAACCTGTTTGGCAAACCCCTGCTCTAAAGGTTCTCGCACAGCTTTTAAATCTGCTATAGCTTCCTGGTAACGGTGATTTACGAGATCGTCAGCTAGGATAAATGCCCATTGAGTGGAGTCGAGGCTGAAAGTGTTACGATCGAACGTCCTCCAGTTTTTTCTTGTCTCAAGAACGCCCGAATAGATGGGGACGTAACATGTAGTATGGGGATTGTCATACCCGAACCAGAGTACCGTTCTGACAGGAGCAGGATAGCCAGAACGGGCCTGAGAAACGAAGCTGTAGGCGCAATCCCATTTTGCGACAGGTCTATTGTAGGGAATCTTTAAAAGATTTCGGAGGTCCTTCGTTACAAAAGGAGTAGTAAGGGGGCTCTTTGCTATCTTGTCTCCTTCTCTGATGTCCCATGCACTCTCTGCTGCCATATCGAAGGGGGTCCCTTCCATATGGCTTCGAAGCATAGTCATCACATCCTGTACAGAAAGCTTTTTCTGGGGTTTGATAGCAAAGGGATAGCTCATGGTTTCAGCGTAAGGATCCCATTCACGAGTTGGGTCGAGCTGGCTGTAAAGGGTGTAAAGTCGGTTACGGATCCACATGGAGGAAAGAGACCAGTCGTCATTTCCCGTAAGTGGAGAGTAGGCTTCCTGCCAAATAAAGGGTTTCCCACTATTGGGATCATACCAACCGTTATCAATGGCGGGTTGCATATAATCCTTTGAAGCCATGAAATTGTTTTTATCATTCACATCAATTTCCCGAATACGGCTCATATTAGGGACGATTACTACGCAATCATCGGGTACCCTTTGGGCGACCCATACAGCGCCAGGCTTGCCACTATCAGGGGTCCACATAAGACCAGCGCTACGTATTTCGAAAATCCAGGCTTCCGTTGAGTCGGTAATAGTAATGCATTCGCCTTCACTTCCACATGAGGGAAGAAATCCGTATTTCTCGGCCAGCTCTCCAACAACGGTAATGGCCTCTCGAGCTGTTTTTGCTCTTTGAAGGGCAAAAACTTCAAGCTGTTCGATGGTCATTATGGCCCGAGCGTCAGGATGGAATGTTTTGAGCTCTTCTTTTTGCCCAATAGTGGTTTCTCCAATAGCGACACCATGTTCGTTCATAAAGGGATAGCCTACGTGAAAATAAGTATACGTTTTTTCTACCTGAGGAATTTCTCCAATTTTTTTGGGTTCGTAGTCCTCTTCCATAACAATATTCCAAAAGACATCAGCCTTGCTTCCTGCGGGGAAGGTTTTCCCAGGGATTGTCCGGACTCTTGCATCGTAAAAAGCTCCATCTGCTGTGTGAGATGTAATGACAGAGCCATCCGCTGAGGCATCTTTTCCCACAACAATGTTAGTACAGCTCCACGAAGATAAGGCCATGAGTATTGTGAGGGTGATGGGAAGGAATACCAGTATTCCACGGCGCAACTTCTTCATCTCAATCATCTCCTCTTCTCTTTTAGGTCTTTATAGAGATGTTCATAACGCCGACTGTCCATTTTAGCTACAATTTTATTGAGTCTGTACTGCGGAGGAGAGGGGCCAAAAAGCGGCATTTCCGGGGCAGAGAATCTTGTTAAAAACAAAACATAATTTACTGTATTATACACCTATTCTAGGAATGTCGAAAAGATAATTTTTCTATGATATAATGTTTTGTGTTTTTTAATATTATGATCATTTATGAATATGTTCGGTGACTTCTTATGATGGATGCCTGTTTTTGTTTACTCCCTTTCTAGGAGCGAGAAGAACAGGTATAATATTTTTATGTCATGATGCCCAGAGGAGGATTACGCTCTTAATGGAGAATAATAAAGGGAAACGAGCTCAAAGAGAAGTAACAAGAGAAGAACTTTCGAACTATATGTGTAAGGTTCGAGAGCTTATTCAAGAAGGCCAAAACAAAGGTTTTGTGACACAAAAAGACATAGAGAAATATATCCCCATCGACTTCTGGAATGCAGAGGTATTGGAGAATGTAGTGTCTAATCTTATGGAGTTGGGGATAGAGGTCATTGATGAGGAAGGGAAAGAGCGAGGTAGAGCAGAAGCGGAGGAAGAGGCTCTTCAGCCTGCTGAAGCTGAGATCGGCAAACTTGACGATATTCCTCTCACTGATCCTGTTCGCATGTATTTGCGAGAGATAGGAAAGGTCCCTCTCCTAGAACCAGAAGAAGAGGTGGATTTGGCGAAGAGAGTAGAGGCTGGGGAGGAAGATGCAAAAAGGCAGATTATAGATGCGAACCTTCGTCTTGTCGTGAGCATCGCTAAAAAATATATTGGGCGCGGGATGCTTTTTCTTGATCTTATTCAAGAAGGCAATTTGGGGCTTATTCGTGCCGTAGAGAAGTTTGATTATCGAAAAGGTTTTAAATTTAGTACCTACGCTACATGGTGGATTCGCCAGGCTATTACTCGAGCTATAGCTGATCAGGCAAGAACTATTAGGGTTCCTGTCCATATGGTAGAGACTATCAATAAGATGGTGCGAGTGTCTCGACAGCTTGTGCAGAAATTAGGGCGGGAACCGACAGACGAGGAAATTGCAGCAGAGATGGAGATAGAACCAACAAAGGTCGAAGAGATTAGAAGAATTGCTCAACTCCCAGTCTCTCTTGAAACTCCAATAGGAGAAGAAGAGGATAGCCAGTTAGGAGATTTTATTGAAGATAGAGACTTGCCTAGTCCAGAAGAAGCGGCGGCGAGCCATTTGCTTCATGAACAAATTGATGAGATGTTAGAAGCTCTTTCTGACCGTGAAAGAGAAGTGCTTCAATATCGTTTCGGTTTAGAAGATGGCCGTTCCTATACGTTAGAAGAGGTTGGCAAGCGGTTTGGAGTAACCCGAGAGCGGATCCGTCAAATTGAGGCAAAGGCCTTGAGAAAACTACGCCATCCTAGCCGTAGCAAAAAGCTCAGGGACTTTCTCGACTAATTGAGAATTTCAGTTGCTGAGGCGCGCTTTAAGGGCGCGCTTTTTTTATAATATTTAAGACGTCGAGATAGTTTTTTTAATATAAAAATCTGAAGGAGGAGTGCATAAAATTGGCGGGAAAAATCTTTGAAGCTATTATGATTATTTGTTTTGGTATGGCGTGGCCAGCTGCTATTTATAAGTCTTGGGCGTCACGAAGTACGGGAGGTAAGAGTCTCTCTTTTTTATGCATCATTTTGATCGGGTACGTTGCAGGAATATTACATGTTATTTTAGATAGCGAAGGTTTTAGCTGGATTCTGGTTTTGTACATTTTAAATACTCTTATGGTGTCTATCGATACGTGTCTTTATTTTAGAAACAGGCGGATTGAGCGAAAACTTAAGTAGATAGAATAGTTTTTTGCGAGGTGTTTAATGAAAGCCAGAGCGGAGAGCCAACCTCAAAAAGGTGTAATACTTCTAGTAGGAAAAGACGACGGTACAAGCCAAGAGATAGAGCTCGTTTTTAAAAAAAATGCCTGCCCGTTTTTAGCAGTAACAGGACTTCATGTTGCTCTCCAGACGGCACGGGACGTTCATCCTTTTTTATCGATCGTAAATCTTTCTCTTGTTACCGATGCTGAGAGTGTAATGCTTGTTCGACGTTTGGAGGAGTTTTCTGTGGCTGGGGTAGCTTTTTTAGTCGATGTTTTTGAAGAGAGGTCTTACAATTTTGCGCGGGAAGTACAAAGCGCATCTTTTCTTTTCCCCCCAAGCGACGAAGATAAAGGACGTATACTTGTAAATGGACTTATTTCTTCTA
This window encodes:
- a CDS encoding dipeptidase; protein product: MKKLRRGILVFLPITLTILMALSSWSCTNIVVGKDASADGSVITSHTADGAFYDARVRTIPGKTFPAGSKADVFWNIVMEEDYEPKKIGEIPQVEKTYTYFHVGYPFMNEHGVAIGETTIGQKEELKTFHPDARAIMTIEQLEVFALQRAKTAREAITVVGELAEKYGFLPSCGSEGECITITDSTEAWIFEIRSAGLMWTPDSGKPGAVWVAQRVPDDCVVIVPNMSRIREIDVNDKNNFMASKDYMQPAIDNGWYDPNSGKPFIWQEAYSPLTGNDDWSLSSMWIRNRLYTLYSQLDPTREWDPYAETMSYPFAIKPQKKLSVQDVMTMLRSHMEGTPFDMAAESAWDIREGDKIAKSPLTTPFVTKDLRNLLKIPYNRPVAKWDCAYSFVSQARSGYPAPVRTVLWFGYDNPHTTCYVPIYSGVLETRKNWRTFDRNTFSLDSTQWAFILADDLVNHRYQEAIADLKAVREPLEQGFAKQVLEIDKKALELAQKDPAQAQEYITKFTNECMEKTEKAWWQLNWDLISKYNNNKKK
- the rpoD gene encoding RNA polymerase sigma factor RpoD, which codes for MENNKGKRAQREVTREELSNYMCKVRELIQEGQNKGFVTQKDIEKYIPIDFWNAEVLENVVSNLMELGIEVIDEEGKERGRAEAEEEALQPAEAEIGKLDDIPLTDPVRMYLREIGKVPLLEPEEEVDLAKRVEAGEEDAKRQIIDANLRLVVSIAKKYIGRGMLFLDLIQEGNLGLIRAVEKFDYRKGFKFSTYATWWIRQAITRAIADQARTIRVPVHMVETINKMVRVSRQLVQKLGREPTDEEIAAEMEIEPTKVEEIRRIAQLPVSLETPIGEEEDSQLGDFIEDRDLPSPEEAAASHLLHEQIDEMLEALSDREREVLQYRFGLEDGRSYTLEEVGKRFGVTRERIRQIEAKALRKLRHPSRSKKLRDFLD
- a CDS encoding PQ-loop domain-containing transporter; this encodes MAGKIFEAIMIICFGMAWPAAIYKSWASRSTGGKSLSFLCIILIGYVAGILHVILDSEGFSWILVLYILNTLMVSIDTCLYFRNRRIERKLK